CTGGACCTGCAGACCCCCTTTAGGCACCCCatgacccccccaaaccctccatGGGACGCCCTAGACCTTCCATAGCCCCCATAATCTCCCACGACCCCCATGACACCCCATAGCCTCCCTTAACCCCCCTAGACTCCCCATAGCCCCCCACgacccccatagccccccatagccccccacaGCCCTCCACAGCCCCTCAtacccccccatagccccccatgaccccccatagccccccatagccccccgtgtccccccccaggTACTGGGTCCGCGCGTTCCCCGCGGAGCTGGCCGGGGACGCGGCCGCGCTCGGCCGCTTGGGGGCGCTGCGGGACGCGCTGCGCGGGGACGGGCCCGACCCCGGCATCGACCTGGAGGCGGTGtagggatgggaatggggggcacggggggcgtgggggggtatgggggggctggggggcatgggggaggtgggggatatggggggatatgggggatGGGGGGATgaggggatatggggggatatgggggacatggggggatatGAGGGATGGGGGGATgaggggatatggggggatatgggggacatggggggatatGAGGGATGGGGGGATGAGGGGAtgtggggggatatggggaATATGGGGAGATATGGGGAGAGATGGGGGAGATGGGGGTGATGgaggatatggggggatatgggggatGTGGGGTATGGGGGGTATGGAGAGAgatgggggatatgggggagatggggggaTCTGGGGGGATATGGGCGACATGGGGGGATACGGGGAGatatgggggatatggggagaGATGGGGGGAGATGGGGGTAGATGGGGGGAGATGGGGGATATTGGGAacatggggggatatgggggttATGGGGGATATGGGGCACACGGGGGCACACCCAGATCCGCGTGTCTTTGTGCACTCACGGGGGGGCTGTTGCACGAAGCTGGTGCcgtggggggggtggggggggtctGTACATGTTCACACGCGTGTGCAAGGCCCCTGAGCGTGCCCCGTGCGCAGGGAGGCGCTGGGGGCCCGGGATGGTGACAGCGACGATGATGATGGTGACACCGGCGATGGTGACACCGGTGACACCGGTGACGAGCGCCCCCTGGCGGCGCGGCACAAGCGCtcgctgctgctggagcagctgcccCCCCCCGCGCTGGCCGCGCTGCTCACCAGGATGGAGCAACGCACGATCGCCCGCGTCCGCGTGAGCGCACACGAGCGTGCACACCCCCCAGTGCACCCCCCGTGCACCCCCCCGGGCACACCCCCCCCGTGCCTTTCTCCATTGCACCCCCCCGTGCAAGGCCCAACACGGGTCCCTCCTCCCTTGCACACCTATGGGGTGGATTCCTCTCCCTTGCACACCCTTGTGCAAGACCCACGTGTGTGTCCCCCATTGCACACCCCAGGCTGGGTCCCCTCTGCACCCCCCGTGCTTGGCCTGGGCCCGTTTCGCGCTGTGTATCACACTCGTgtgcccggggggggggggggggggttggtcCGTCCGTGTCTCACGCGCTCACGCGCTCGCGCAGGTGCGGGATTACCGCAGCTTCGCGCGGCGGGGGGGCGCCGGGGGCAGTCCCGCGCTCCGCCGCGTGGTGGCGCTCAGCAACGCCGAGTCCCGCTGGGCGCAGCTGCTCGTGCTCGGCCCCACCGCGGCCCCTCAGCGCGCGCGCGCCATCGCCCGCCTGCTCCAGCTCGGCCAGGTGACCCATAGACCTGCCCCATAGACCTGCCCCATAGACCTGCCCCATAGAGAGACCTGCCCCATAGACCTGACCCATAGAGAGACCTGCCCCATAGACCTGCCCCATAGACCTGCCCCATAGAGAGACCTGCCCCATAGACCTGACCCATAGAGAGACCTGCCCCATAGACCTGCCCCATAGACTTGCCCCATAGAGAGACCTGCCCCATAGACCTGCCCCATAGACCTGCCCCATAGAGAGACCTGCCCCATAGACCTGCCCCATAGACCTGCCCCATAGAGAGACCTGCCCCATAGACCTGCCCCATAGACTTGCCCCATAAAGAGACCTGCCCCACAGACCTGCCCCATAGACAGACCTGCCCCATAGACCTGCCCCATAGACCTGCCCCATAGAGAGACCTGCCCCATAGACCTGCCCTATGGAGAGacctgccccatagagacaccTGCCCCATAAACCTGGCCCACACAGAGACCTGCCCCATAGGCCTGACTCATAGAGATACCTGCCCCATAGAGAGACCTGCCCCACAGACCTGCTCCATAGAGAGACCTGCCCCATAGAGAGACAGACCTGACCCATAGAGAGACACAGCGCTGCCCCATacccctgccccacagcaagCCCCATAGCCCTGCCCCATAACTGGCTCCATagccctccagccctgccccactGCAGTATCCCTGCCCCGAAGCACTACCCTagcccacagccctgccccgGAGCGGTGCTCGTCCTGCCCCATAGCCCTGCCCCATAGTCCTGCCCCATAGCGGTGAccccccccctgcccccccagAGCCTGCTGGAGCTGCGGAACTTCAACTCGCTGCTGGCCGTGGTGGGGGGGCTGGGCCACGGCTCCATCACCCGCCTGCGCCAGACCCTGGCGCTGCTGCCCCCCCCCGTCACACAGGTGGGGCCGGGGGGGCacatgggggggacatggggggtcccggggggcCTGTGTGGGGCCTGGGGCGCTCTGGGAGGATCCTGGGGGGTCCTGAGGGGTTCCGGGGGGCCCTTGGGGTGGTTCTGGGGGCACATGGGGATACTGGGGGGGGTCCTGGTGGGGGCGCTGGGGGGAAACCGTCACCCCCAAGCCCTGCCCGGCTCTAAACTgcccccccgtgtcccccgTCCTTGTGTTCCCCCCGTCCCCCCACACCCCCTGtacccccatatcccccataACCGCCTATACCCCCCTGTACCCCGATATCTCCCCATATCCCACTATACCCCATTACCCATATCCCCCATACACCCCACGTACCCCCTTACCCCCATATCCCCTTATAATCCCCATGCCCCCATATCCCACATAACCCTCTATACCCCCCTGTACCCCCATATCGCCCCATATCCTCCCACACCCCCCATACCCCCCGTACCCCCACGCCCCCCCATACCCTCTGTACCCCCTATCCCACTACACCCCGTATAACCCCTGTACCCCCTATGTCCCCCCTATATCCCCCATACCCCCTGACCCCATATCTCCCCATATCCTCCCATACCTCCCTGTACCCCCGACGTCCCCCCATGCCTCCATATCCCCCCCATGCCCCCATATCCCCCTGTACCCCCATACCCCCTATAACCTCCCACGAACCAATGTTGCCCCATAATCCACTATGCCCCCCCACCCTTATTACCCTTACGTCCCCTCTATACCCCCCATACCCCCTgaccccatatccccccatatcctcCCATACTCCCCATACCCTCCAACCCCCCCTGTACCCCCTATAACCTCCCACGAACCAATGTTGCCCCATAATCCACTATGCCCCCCCCATTACCCGTACGTCCCCCCTATACCCCCCATACCCCCTGACCCCATATCCTCCTATaccccccataccccccattcccccctgtacccccataaccccccacAACCCACTATGCCCCCCCATCACCCCTATGTCCCCCCTATACCCTCACACCCCCTataaccccccatatccccccgCACCCccttgtgcccccccccccccccccgcggggGTCCCGCCTGGCCGAGGCCGTGGCCGCGGGGGGCAACTACCGGCGGTACCGGGCGCTGCTGGCGGCggggggcgcggcggggggcgCGGTGCCCGCGCTCGGGGTGCACCTGCGGGACCTGGTGTCGCTGGAGGCGGCGCTGCCGGACTGGGGGGGCCCCGCGCGCCCGCACCCGCACAAGCTGCGGCAGCGCTTCGCCATCCTGCGGGGGCTGCTGGGGGCGGCCGCGGCGCCGCCCGAGGACCGCGACCTGCTGCGGCTGCTGCGGGTGAGGGGCCGCGGGGCACCCCCCGCACCCCGCAATGTGCCCCCCCTGCACAGCAATGTGCCCCCCGCACCCCCCAATGTACCCCCCCTGCACCGCAATGTGCCCCAATGTGCCCCCCAATGTACCCCCCCTGCACCGCAATGTGCCCCAATGTGCCCCCCAATGTACCCCCCCTGCACAGCAATGTGCCCCAATGTACCCCCCAATGTACCCCCCCTGCACCGCAATGTGCCCCAATGTACCCCCCAATGtacccccctgcaccccaatgTGCCCCCCCTGCACCGCAATGTACCCCAATGtacccccctgcaccccaatgTACCCCCCCTGCACCGCAATGTGCCCCAATGTACCCCCCAATGTACCCCCCCATGCACCGCAATGTACCCCCATGCACCCCCGCGCACCGCAATGTACCCCAATGTACCCCCTGTGCACCCCAATGTACCCCCAATGCACCCCCCAATGCACCCCAATGTACCCTCAATGCACCCCAGTGTACCCCCCAATGCACCCCCCAATGTACCCCCAGTGCACCCCCCAATGCACCCCAATGTACCCCCAATGCACCCCAGTGCACCCCCCAATGCACCCCCgtgcacccccaaacccagcctgCTGCGGCTGCTGCGGGCGAGGGCCCCGAGtgcccccctgcaccccaaccccctgcaccccctgcccccccctgcccccccccaggTGTCCCTGGCGCTGAGTCCCACCGAGGCGCAGCTCTATGAGCTGTCACTGCAGCGCGAGCCGCGCACGAGCGTGAGTGTGACACGAGCGTGAGTGTGCAACGGGGGTGAGTGTGACACGGGGGTGAGTGTGACACGGGGGTGTGTGTGCAAGGGGGGTGATTGTGCAACGGGGGTGAATGTGACACGAGTGTGAGTGTGCAACGGGGGTGAGTGTGCAACGGGGGTGAATGTGACACCAGTGTGAGTGTGACACGAGTGTGAGTGTGCAACGGGGGTGAGTGTGCAACGGGGGTGAATGTGACACCAGTGTGAGTGTGACACGAGTGTGAGTGTGCAACGGGGGTGTGACACGAGTGTGAGACACGAGTGTGAGTGTGAAGCGGGGGTGAGTGTGCAACGGGGCGCGTGTTCAACGGGGGCTGTGCAAC
This genomic stretch from Strigops habroptila isolate Jane unplaced genomic scaffold, bStrHab1.2.pri NW_022045592.1_ctg1, whole genome shotgun sequence harbors:
- the LOC115602966 gene encoding RAS guanyl-releasing protein 2-like, with protein sequence YWVRAFPAELAGDAAALGRLGALRDALRGDGPDPGIDLEAVEALGARDGDSDDDDGDTGDGDTGDTGDERPLAARHKRSLLLEQLPPPALAALLTRMEQRTIARVRVRDYRSFARRGGAGGSPALRRVVALSNAESRWAQLLVLGPTAAPQRARAIARLLQLGQSLLELRNFNSLLAVVGGLGHGSITRLRQTLALLPPPVTQRGSRLAEAVAAGGNYRRYRALLAAGGAAGGAVPALGVHLRDLVSLEAALPDWGGPARPHPHKLRQRFAILRGLLGAAAAPPEDRDLLRLLRVSLALSPTEAQLYELSLQREPRTSAGPPLSLPPVVPMDEWLLPEPPRPDPARLRPQLERLVERIFQDFDVDGDGRISREEFAIVGQSFPQLRLWGELDTDRDGSLTREEVLAYFLRCSEGPPPGPPHCFVGSSPLRPTACSHCARTIWGLHRPGLKCRSCGLRCHAGCRDSLRARCRPRGRSVTSDPPARDPPAPSPAGPPEELQELQDGVFDVHL